In one window of Desulfovibrio desulfuricans DNA:
- a CDS encoding glycosyltransferase family 2 protein, whose translation MKLSIIIPAYNAEKYLSEACTSLVGQTLQDWECLIVDDGSSDGTATIAQGFCSVDPRFHLLQQKNSGVSAARNKGIEVARGAYLAFLDADDIWEPNTAALFCSLLDENPDCRVTWGEAIRFDTETGEIKPIVWKNYFPMGNPWYDMLIYHYIPISAVCIRKQDLPDTMRFRTDLTHAEDRDFLLRLLKNAVAIPLNKVVLRSRQHEASVSKNADAALAGEIRVMREHLADAALPRHVRRRAESALAFRCAVIMAFTGGQYGRALLWYLKAVVCDPLNINNYLLPIRKISMTLRHALRRIF comes from the coding sequence TTTGTCTGAGGCCTGCACCTCTCTTGTCGGGCAAACTCTGCAAGATTGGGAGTGTCTCATAGTTGATGATGGCTCATCTGATGGAACTGCCACAATAGCACAGGGGTTTTGCTCTGTAGATCCCCGTTTTCATCTTTTGCAACAGAAAAACTCAGGGGTTTCGGCAGCGCGCAACAAGGGGATTGAAGTAGCAAGAGGGGCATACTTGGCATTTCTTGATGCGGACGATATTTGGGAACCCAATACCGCTGCGCTCTTTTGCTCCTTGCTGGATGAAAACCCCGACTGTCGCGTCACATGGGGAGAAGCCATCCGCTTTGATACGGAGACAGGGGAGATCAAGCCAATCGTTTGGAAGAATTATTTCCCCATGGGAAACCCTTGGTATGATATGCTCATATATCATTACATCCCCATAAGCGCTGTGTGTATACGAAAGCAGGATTTGCCGGATACAATGCGTTTTCGGACTGATTTGACACATGCAGAAGACCGGGATTTTTTGCTGCGATTGCTAAAAAATGCAGTTGCAATTCCGCTGAATAAAGTAGTGCTGCGCAGTCGGCAGCACGAAGCCTCCGTCAGTAAAAATGCTGATGCAGCGCTTGCTGGTGAGATACGGGTAATGCGAGAGCATTTGGCTGACGCCGCATTGCCACGGCATGTCCGGCGCAGGGCGGAGTCTGCTTTGGCCTTTCGTTGTGCCGTCATTATGGCGTTTACTGGGGGGCAGTATGGGCGTGCACTCTTGTGGTATCTTAAGGCTGTTGTGTGCGATCCACTGAATATTAATAATTATCTCTTGCCGATACGTAAAATTTCAATGACCCTGCGCCATGCGTTGCGGCGGATTTTTTGA
- a CDS encoding glycosyltransferase family 10 domain-containing protein gives MPAAQQPSCAFYTMHAHWPWMRQTEDGRGGMPGCRFLLNREAADTQWLAVFDEPPAQSTTQVPKERRVLFITEPPEVKPYPASYLRQFGTVISPFFIRNAPRGTVFLENPCLNWHYGVDVDSCSSDLSNLDAFRSMPIPAKDKMLSVICSTKTFTAAQHKRIAFVEKLQKRFGNRVDLYGRGRNPISDKRTAIASYKYHLVLENNYIDNFWTEKFSDTLLGYTYPIYLGAPNIAAKCPSGAMLILRPDNDEANLDAIERLLQEDPWEQSLPALRMSRQWVLDTTNVFSRMQRLIGESGSHMFAAPSLNSPVALKQSSRWQRALLKRLRRWGLYDPYCC, from the coding sequence ATGCCCGCTGCACAACAGCCAAGTTGCGCTTTTTATACGATGCACGCCCACTGGCCTTGGATGCGGCAGACCGAAGATGGCCGGGGGGGAATGCCCGGCTGTCGCTTTTTGCTAAACAGGGAGGCTGCAGACACTCAGTGGCTTGCTGTCTTTGATGAACCCCCAGCACAATCCACAACACAGGTTCCCAAGGAACGCAGGGTGCTTTTTATTACAGAGCCGCCAGAGGTAAAGCCTTACCCTGCATCCTATTTGCGACAATTTGGCACGGTTATTTCTCCCTTTTTCATTAGAAATGCTCCTCGGGGAACTGTTTTTCTGGAAAACCCCTGCCTCAACTGGCATTATGGCGTTGATGTCGATTCTTGTTCCAGTGATCTGTCAAATCTTGATGCTTTTCGCTCCATGCCGATTCCCGCGAAGGACAAAATGCTCTCTGTTATCTGTTCTACAAAGACATTCACTGCGGCGCAGCATAAACGCATTGCCTTTGTGGAAAAACTGCAGAAACGCTTTGGGAATCGTGTGGATCTGTATGGGCGTGGCAGAAACCCCATATCTGATAAAAGAACTGCTATTGCATCTTACAAGTATCACCTTGTTCTTGAGAATAATTACATCGACAACTTCTGGACGGAAAAGTTTTCAGACACGTTGCTGGGTTACACATATCCAATTTATCTCGGTGCACCCAATATTGCGGCAAAGTGCCCGTCTGGCGCAATGCTAATTCTGCGCCCGGACAATGATGAAGCCAACCTGGACGCCATAGAGCGGTTATTGCAAGAAGATCCTTGGGAGCAGAGTCTTCCAGCTTTAAGGATGAGCCGTCAGTGGGTGCTGGATACGACCAATGTTTTTTCTCGCATGCAGCGGCTGATTGGCGAGTCTGGTTCGCACATGTTCGCTGCGCCATCTTTGAATAGTCCTGTTGCCC